The following is a genomic window from Caproiciproducens sp. CPB-2.
CTATTCACGGTTCTCCGACTCCTTTCGAGGGTACTGTGGAGTGGACGCGCCACATGCGCGAAAACGGTATCAGCATTATCATTATGTCAAACAATTCTAAAAAACGGGTTGAACCATTTGCGGCGAAATACGATCTTCCTTTTTTGTCCCTTTCGTTAAAACCGATCCCCCTGGGTTATTTCCGCGCCATCCGTAAAATGGGTGTAAAGCGCAGCGAAGCGGTCGTAGTGGGGGATCAGGTTTTTACGGATGTAATCGGCTCCAATTTGTCGTTTATGAAATCGATTCTGCTCGTTCCAACGGGCAAGGAAAAATCATTTTCTTTCAAAATACGCCGTGGTTTGGAAAAACCGATCCGTTACATAATCAAAGCGACGGGGCGTGGAAAGAAATATTTTAGTTGAGAAGGTGTTTGAATGAGCAGGAAAAAAGTCCTTGTGCTTCTTGGGCCGAACCTCAATATGATCGGCGTTCGGGAAAAGGGTGTCTACGGGGACGAAACCGCCGAAAGTATTCATCTTCAGATTATTGAGAATGCCAAAAAGCTGGATTATGACTGCGATATCTTTCAGTCCAATCACGAAGGCGATCTGATTGACAAAATCCACAGCGCGCGCGGGGTCTATCAGGGCGTGGTGATCAACGCCGGCGCCCTTACGCATTACAGCTATGCGCTGCGCGATGCGATCGCCTGTGTCAGGATTCCTTTTGTGGAAACCCACATGAGCAATATTTATGCGCGTGAGGATTTCCGGCATAAAAGTGTGATATCCGAAGTGTGCGCGGGCCAGATTTCCGGGTTCGGGAAAAACAGCTATTTTCTGGCGCTGGCGGCGTTAAGGGATTTAATGTAGTTCCATATAAAAATATCTTGAAAATTTTCTGAAATTATTATAAGATAATAGTCGGAAAAAATTATTGGAGGATAATACGATGATATCTGCAGGCGATTTTAGAAATGGCGTTACCTTTGAAATGGATGGAAACGTCGTTTCCATTATTGAGTTCCAGCATGTTAAGCCGGGAAAAGGCGCGGCTTTCGTCCGCACAAAGATCAGAAATGTCATTACCGGCAGCGTGACAGAAAGAACTTTCAATCCAAACGATAAATACCCTACCGCTTATATCGAGCGTAAGGATATGCAATATCTTTATAATGACGGCGACCTCTATTACTTCATGGATCTGGAGACCTTTGAGCAGACTCCGATCAACCACAGCGTTCTCGGCGACAACTTCAAATTTGTTCTGGAGAATATGACCTGCAAGGTACTTTCCTACAAAGGCAATGTTTTCGGTGTTGAGCCGCCGAACTTTGTAGAGCTGGAAGTCACGAAAACGGACCCTGGCTTTAAGGGCAACACAGCGACCAACGCCCTGAAACCTGCCACAGTGGAAACCGGTGCTGAAATCAATGTTCCTCTGTTTATCGAGGAAGGCGAAAGAATCAGAATCGATACCCGTACCGGCGAATATATGGAACGCGCATAACCAACACTATGCATGTTCAGTAAATGATGTTTAAGGAGGCAGAATTATGACAAACACAGAGAAGGTTGCTTACATTCGCGGCCTTGCGGAAGGCCTTGAGCTTGATGAGAACAAAAAAGAAGTAAAGGTCATTAACGCAATAATTGATTTATTGGACGACATGGCGGCATCCGTATCCGACATGCAGGACAGCGTTGACGACTTGGCCGACCAGCTGGACGCGGTCGACGAGGATCTTGGTTCTCTGGAAGAAGATTTTTATGAGGACGAAGATGACGATGAGGACGACGGGGACTGC
Proteins encoded in this region:
- the efp gene encoding elongation factor P, encoding MISAGDFRNGVTFEMDGNVVSIIEFQHVKPGKGAAFVRTKIRNVITGSVTERTFNPNDKYPTAYIERKDMQYLYNDGDLYYFMDLETFEQTPINHSVLGDNFKFVLENMTCKVLSYKGNVFGVEPPNFVELEVTKTDPGFKGNTATNALKPATVETGAEINVPLFIEEGERIRIDTRTGEYMERA
- a CDS encoding YqeG family HAD IIIA-type phosphatase yields the protein MALFLPTVAVDKVTDITPELIRAMHARALILDVDNTLAIHGSPTPFEGTVEWTRHMRENGISIIIMSNNSKKRVEPFAAKYDLPFLSLSLKPIPLGYFRAIRKMGVKRSEAVVVGDQVFTDVIGSNLSFMKSILLVPTGKEKSFSFKIRRGLEKPIRYIIKATGRGKKYFS
- a CDS encoding CD1247 N-terminal domain-containing protein, with protein sequence MTNTEKVAYIRGLAEGLELDENKKEVKVINAIIDLLDDMAASVSDMQDSVDDLADQLDAVDEDLGSLEEDFYEDEDDDEDDGDCYYEVTCPNCHETICLSEDIIEDGQMDCPNCGETLEFDIDEEECDCGCEDCNHE
- the aroQ gene encoding type II 3-dehydroquinate dehydratase; its protein translation is MSRKKVLVLLGPNLNMIGVREKGVYGDETAESIHLQIIENAKKLDYDCDIFQSNHEGDLIDKIHSARGVYQGVVINAGALTHYSYALRDAIACVRIPFVETHMSNIYAREDFRHKSVISEVCAGQISGFGKNSYFLALAALRDLM